In one window of Porites lutea chromosome 8, jaPorLute2.1, whole genome shotgun sequence DNA:
- the LOC140946276 gene encoding COX assembly mitochondrial protein homolog has translation MAASSTSVATSDVSEEIPPWARGNHLRYVEKEVLIPKIVRERAKAKCDDLVKAFTQCAKSRTVSVVWACRKENQAMKDCMTHYYQDKDFVEECKEEYLKRREDFQKQYAQSGQAADFKKKDSVIM, from the exons ATGGCTGCTTCATCGACGTCGGTAGCAACAAGCGATGTATCCGAAGAAATACCTCCATGGGCACGCGGTAATCATTTGCGATATGTGGAAAAAGAAGTTCTTATTCCTAAAATTGTGAGAGAAAGAGCGAAGGCCAAATGTGATGATCTGGTTAAAG CTTTTACACAGTGTGCAAAGTCAAGAACCGTGTCAGTAGTGTGGGCTTGCCGTAAAGAAAACCAAGCAATGAAAGATTGTATGACACACTA TTACCAGGACAAAGACTTTGTTGAAGAATGTAAGGAGGAGTACCTAAAGAGAAGAGAAGATTTTCAAAAGCAGTATGCACAGTCTGGACAAGCAGCAGATTTCAAGAAGAAAGATTCAGTAATAATGTGA
- the LOC140946265 gene encoding uncharacterized protein, with protein sequence MNLRESGFLRVYMADEFLQKALQKARIFGDKIWSRVVSTEQKCTQVDMADAVLASALSGITFPLCLGVLQTGLFRPLRITSNRRFIGSAFGTVSLMVSGSTASAVFLSSIVFFKEIKGSSLRILTEKLHSFMPNTTVDVAVCSRDIPLCGVASLVVYKIFGGRFRSVLPSSLIHPGAFAKRYIPAKGKRYASDGVKRKLALMGRIHGCHSCGKRWRTTFVGDHIPPNMLVKEGQKQRFYPQCRNCSYQQGAALSLNSKQLLIKTHSSSLRRYHLWLPLPIPLAMLRSYVKDKSEKQQSPVKSDNKCQEPDKLQNAILKRILKFLRYGGKDNGEDDDNS encoded by the exons ATGAACTTGAGGGAGTCTGGGTTCTTGAGGGTATACATGGCGGACGAATTCCTTCAAAAAGCGCTGCAGAAGGCTCGTATTTTTGGCGATAAAATCTGGAGCCGTGTAGTTTCAACTGAACAAAAATGCACGCAAGTAGATATGGCCGATGCAGTGCTAGCTTCTGCACTAAGTGGAATAACATTTCCTCTTTGTCTTGGTGTCCTACAAACTGGATTGTTTCGCCCTCTAAGGATAACTTCAAACCGTCGCTTTATTGGTTCAGCCTTCGGTACTGTTTCTTTGATGGTCTCTGGAAGCACAGCCTCAGCTGTATTTCTTTCCAGCATtgtattttttaaggaaatcaAGGGCAGCTCCTTACGAATCTTAACTGAAAAACTCCATTCTTTTATGCCAAATACGACAGTAGATGTGGCAGTTTGTTCCAGAGATATTCCTCTGTGCGGAGTTGCAAGCTTAGTGGTGTACAAAATTTTTGGCGGAAGGTTCCGATCAGTTTTGCCAAGTAGCTTGATTCATCCAGGAGCATTTGCTAAAAGGTATATTCCAGCTAAAGGGAAAAGATATGCTTCTGATGGTGTGAAAAGAAAGCTTGCGTTAATGG GAAGAATACATGGTTGTCACTCTTGTGGAAAACGTTGGAGAACTACTTTTGTGGGAGATCATATCCCACCCAACATGCTGGTTAAAGAAGGACAAAAGCAGAGGTTCTATCCACAATGTAGGAATTGCTCTTATCAACAAG GTGCAGCACTGTCTTTAAATTCAAAACAGTTATTAATCAAGACACACAGCTCATCACTAAGACGCTATCACTTGTGGTTACCTTTGCCAATTCCTTTGGCAATGTTACGGAGTTACGTCAAAGACAAGTCAGAGAAACAACAGTCACCAGTGAAATCTGACAACAAGTGTCAAGAACCAGACAAGTTACAAAATGCGATCTTAAAGAGAATTTTGAAGTTTCTCAGATATGGAGGCAAGGATAATGGAGAAGATGATGATAACAGTTAA